The region TAAATGACTATATTTCCATCTGGAAGAGCAAATGCATTAACTATATCTGATTCAACTACCGTAAAATTGAGTTTTTTAGTATTATTCAGGTTTAGATTTTTTGAAAAATTATTTAAAATTTTTGTTTTATCATTTACAACTTTTTCTTTAGCAATAGTTTGGTTGTATAGCGTGTTTCCAAGTTGGATGTCGTACTCTTCAGGTATTATATGAACCGCTTTTTCACCTAACCAAGGAATAAAGTAAATGTAACCAAGCATTATTGAAAATAATATGCACAATGCAATTATGATATGAGTTTTGAAACTATAATTTAACAACTTATAATACCAATATTCTTGATTAGTGTTACTTAAATGAGTAATAAGTTCATTTTTAAAGTTTTCATTATTAAAATGAATACTTTCAGCTGTGTCTCCTTTTAGTTGAACTAACGTTGATTTATTGGTTTTGTAAATGATTTCCACTTCTTTTATAGACCAATTTGTCCATAAAGAAGGTTTTCTTTCAAAATATAAACAATTTTTATGTTTATCTAAATGTAATTCAATTTGATAGGGTGTTGAAGATACCCCATCAAAATAAATAGCCTGTGTTTTTCTTGTCATAGTTTAAAATACGAAATCCATGTCTAATGCATCTCCAATATCTTCTCCAGTTGCGTCTTTATAAGCAGTTTCTGTTTGTATAATTGCATCTAAATCAATATCACCTTTTAATTCAATGTTTGAGATAAAAAACTTGATTGTTCTCATTTCAACCCAAGCATAACCTATACCTAAAGTAAATACTAAGATTAAAAAGTTTACTAATGATAAAACTAAAATATCTAGACCTTTTGCAGTTGATTTAAAGTGAATAGACTCATCATTTTTGTATAATCTTGTATAATTTACATAATATTCAAAAATATCTTTTTGCCACCAGAAAAAATAAATACCGATTGTAAATATAGTTAGAAAGTATCCTTTTAAATTCATAACGAAATAATCAGCACCATCACCTTTATATTCCATTTTAATATCACCAAATCTGATATTACCAATTATGTATTTTCTTAAGTTTATAACAAACCAAGAGCCATATATTCCTAATGTAATAAAAGTTAAAAGCAAATCAATAATGAATTTTTTAATTAATTCATTTCTGTCTCCTCTATATCCAAAACGAATACCTCTCCATGATGTTCTAGACATACGATATTTGTATGAACCATGAATAGCTATTGGTAGTATAACTAGAAAACCAACATAAAATAAGAGAAGGCCAACTACGAGCATATTAAGAGATAAAAATAGGAACAAGACACCATATAGAAGGACAAAAATTCCAAGAGCTTTTATAAAACCAATAAACATTTCTTTTCCTGTTCCATGAAATTCAAATGGCGAATTGTTTAAAGTAGTTTCTCCATATAAATATTTTAATTTTTTTTCTTTAGCCCAAGGATAATAGAAACCTAAAGTGATGATGGTTAACAACCAGTTAATAATGATAATTCCAAAATAAGTTTCTCCTTTTCCTTGAAAATCAAGTGAATAGTTTTTGTTTGTTGTAGTGTTTTGTTCCATACGAAGTTAATTATTTAATAAACTGCAATATATAATCTTTTTTAAGTCAAATAAAAAAAATCTATCAAATGATTATTTATTAAAATATAGAGGATTATGTAAAAATACATTTTATGTTGTACCTTTGCTGTTAATTTAGACAAAATCAAAATAAGATAATTAATAGAAAGTTCATTTTAGACGAATCTAAGTTATACAAACAAAAAATACATTGGTTATGATAAAAGTTTCAGACAGTGCAAAGAAAAAAGCCATTGATTTAATGACAGAAGATGGTTTTAATCCAACAAACGACTTCATTCGTGTAGGGGTTAAAAGTGGAGGATGTAGCGGGTTATCTTATGAATTAAAATTCGATAACAAACAAAACGAAGACGATAAATTGATTGAAGATAATGGCATGAAAATTTTATGCGACAAGAAGAGTTTCTTGTATTTAATTGGAACAACATTAGAGTTTTCAGGCGGTTTAAACGGGAAAGGATTTGTTTTTAATAATCCAAACGCACAAAGAACGTGCGGATGTGGAGAATCTTTTTCGTTATAAACGAATCCAAAAAATCTAAAAAGGGATAATTAATAAACCTAAAATGGCAAAGTACAATTCGTTTGAAGAAATGGAAGTTTGTCAAAAAGCACTTCAATTTGGAGTAAAAGTTTATAAACTTACCTTGACAAATGATAAAATTGTCAAAGATTATGGATTAAAAGATCAATTACAAAGAACAGCTTTATCTATTTCTAATGATATTGCTGAAGGATTTGAAAGAGAAACAAAAAAAGAATTTATTAGATTTTGTACATTTCTAAAGGTTCTGCTGGTGAATGTAGAAATATGTTTAATTTTTTACAATTGCTAGAATATATAAATGAAGTAAACTTCTACGACCATAGAAATGACGTTTTAGAGATTTCAAAACAATTAGGTAATTATATTAAATATTTGAAAAATTTGGAAAAGCAAAATAAAATGGCATAACGAAATATTTTGGTTTTTTAGATTTTTTAGATTTTTTAAATAAAAAACATGAGCAAATACACAGAAGACGACTTAAAAGTTGAATTAGAAAATAAAGAATACGAATACGGATTTTACACCAATTTAGAATCGGAAACGTTTCCTGCTGGTTTAAATGAAGAGATTATTCGTGCAATTTCTAAAAAGAAAGAAGAACCAGAATGGATGACGGAATGGCGTTTAGAAGCTTT is a window of Flavobacterium indicum GPTSA100-9 = DSM 17447 DNA encoding:
- a CDS encoding M48 family metallopeptidase; its protein translation is MTRKTQAIYFDGVSSTPYQIELHLDKHKNCLYFERKPSLWTNWSIKEVEIIYKTNKSTLVQLKGDTAESIHFNNENFKNELITHLSNTNQEYWYYKLLNYSFKTHIIIALCILFSIMLGYIYFIPWLGEKAVHIIPEEYDIQLGNTLYNQTIAKEKVVNDKTKILNNFSKNLNLNNTKKLNFTVVESDIVNAFALPDGNIVIYTGIIDKMDNYQELVALIGHESAHINHRHTMKLMCRDLSGYFFISTILGDVNGIMAVLGEHANSLQSLSFSREFEKQSDEEGLKIMIKNNVNPKGMLDLFKRLEESEREINLSVPEFLSSHPITTERIKKVSDFLKKDKTHYKENQQLKGLFEELKK
- a CDS encoding YjgN family protein — protein: MEQNTTTNKNYSLDFQGKGETYFGIIIINWLLTIITLGFYYPWAKEKKLKYLYGETTLNNSPFEFHGTGKEMFIGFIKALGIFVLLYGVLFLFLSLNMLVVGLLLFYVGFLVILPIAIHGSYKYRMSRTSWRGIRFGYRGDRNELIKKFIIDLLLTFITLGIYGSWFVINLRKYIIGNIRFGDIKMEYKGDGADYFVMNLKGYFLTIFTIGIYFFWWQKDIFEYYVNYTRLYKNDESIHFKSTAKGLDILVLSLVNFLILVFTLGIGYAWVEMRTIKFFISNIELKGDIDLDAIIQTETAYKDATGEDIGDALDMDFVF
- a CDS encoding HesB/IscA family protein; this encodes MIKVSDSAKKKAIDLMTEDGFNPTNDFIRVGVKSGGCSGLSYELKFDNKQNEDDKLIEDNGMKILCDKKSFLYLIGTTLEFSGGLNGKGFVFNNPNAQRTCGCGESFSL